In Candidatus Poribacteria bacterium, the following are encoded in one genomic region:
- a CDS encoding ABC transporter permease subunit, whose amino-acid sequence MIGQIAKKEIHHNLTTLRFALMIILLPLLMIANALIYGYGDDGYITQVNAYNKQMEKKLSHIEQKAAESLGELAVMGPGDMPKRPSPLKFCANGADEVIPRSVIMQEHGAASRGSWSNIEDYAWKGPWILKYPLNSFDEGNATRRIKIDWVFIGILMSFFAILFTFDAIAGERSRGTLSLIMSNTVSRGQVLLGKYLGAFLTLMVPLVIGILMNLLVIQLSGSLSFDSGTSLKILGMVGLFGLLISAFIFVGLFFSSCVSNAITSLVWLLLTWVFLAFVFPNLLGIFVGNLNPIPSVDEVSLRRKAQLEQIGDQFQPFGADGEPLSSKLNQAPSTGNPSATRRWATYFTTLKGIETNSMDEHIDQQFRQVQLARDLTQISPIATFQYAMEGLANTGIVSYMNFVKQARRYRQTFIDFIKTEDRSNPESLHIYPVKEGLSQKPVDPAAVPVFSERISYRSVLTQVGLLVLFNLISCIMAQISFVMSEIK is encoded by the coding sequence ATGATTGGACAGATTGCGAAGAAAGAGATACATCACAATCTCACGACGCTCCGGTTCGCTTTGATGATAATTCTGCTACCCCTTTTGATGATAGCGAACGCGTTGATATACGGCTATGGCGATGATGGATACATAACACAGGTCAATGCTTACAATAAGCAAATGGAAAAAAAGTTATCTCATATTGAACAGAAGGCGGCTGAGAGTTTAGGAGAATTGGCTGTGATGGGCCCCGGCGATATGCCGAAGCGTCCGAGTCCTCTGAAATTCTGTGCCAATGGGGCTGATGAAGTGATACCGCGTTCTGTCATCATGCAGGAGCACGGCGCTGCCAGTCGCGGTTCTTGGTCTAATATTGAAGATTATGCGTGGAAGGGCCCCTGGATATTAAAGTATCCGTTGAATAGTTTTGATGAAGGGAATGCAACCCGCCGTATCAAAATTGACTGGGTTTTCATCGGTATACTGATGAGTTTTTTCGCTATCCTGTTCACTTTTGATGCCATCGCTGGGGAACGGTCGCGCGGCACCCTAAGCCTAATAATGTCCAACACGGTCTCGCGCGGTCAGGTGTTGTTAGGAAAATACCTCGGTGCGTTTTTGACGCTCATGGTACCACTCGTAATTGGCATCCTGATGAATCTATTGGTTATCCAACTCTCTGGGAGTCTTTCCTTTGATTCGGGAACCTCTCTCAAAATCCTGGGGATGGTCGGACTTTTTGGGTTGCTCATTTCTGCTTTCATTTTCGTCGGTTTGTTTTTTTCAAGTTGCGTCTCAAACGCTATTACGAGTTTAGTATGGCTCTTACTCACATGGGTTTTCCTTGCGTTCGTCTTCCCGAACCTACTCGGGATCTTTGTCGGCAACCTGAATCCAATTCCATCGGTTGACGAAGTCTCATTGCGACGGAAAGCACAATTGGAGCAAATTGGGGATCAATTTCAGCCTTTCGGCGCGGACGGTGAACCGCTATCAAGTAAGTTGAACCAAGCACCTTCCACCGGAAATCCATCGGCGACACGACGGTGGGCAACATATTTTACAACGCTGAAAGGAATAGAAACGAACAGTATGGATGAACACATCGATCAACAGTTTAGACAGGTGCAGCTCGCCCGCGATCTTACCCAAATCTCACCAATAGCGACTTTCCAGTATGCGATGGAAGGGCTTGCGAATACAGGTATCGTTAGTTATATGAATTTTGTCAAACAGGCGCGCCGCTATCGTCAGACGTTCATAGACTTCATCAAAACCGAAGATCGGAGCAACCCGGAAAGCCTACATATCTATCCTGTGAAAGAGGGATTATCGCAGAAACCCGTGGATCCGGCTGCTGTACCGGTCTTTTCGGAGCGGATTTCTTACCGTAGCGTTTTAACCCAAGTCGGGTTGCTGGTGCTGTTCAATCTGATATCTTGTATTATGGCACAAATCTCTTTTGTGATGAGTGAGATTAAGTGA
- a CDS encoding NEW3 domain-containing protein, with product MVNRKNRHESRLKMRINIFTLVFILAIGLLLPSALFEVALAEESEEPASPNGERTRTRDEQDRHIKIEIERQKMESAKRLMGKKKIEVEKLEAMMMEENNIVTVAEVNTAKEDYEKAVSDYEQAKLELQRVELESLQEEWHISVEETSLYESFDGRELFSITLRNSSSPVKLVESSKVVGQDIIISAQIDDIFVTIKEQEGYGSSGAIITEPYERRIETLKEDESVTLEFELIKENIRDVVVELKYSGREEKKNIHLKQEDPYISVVSARRYKEGDRRRLEVVLRYGALSDETEAIGTTTAQEINNVYVSIKDETESIIGFPYEHRIPTLKDGEEKTLDFELRRNVDSLVVSLTYLEEEKPYKIHLEEDTRHISILSAKKFRVENQMMVTLQLKNTSTTEAMSINATPEEIAAANEIRSIYVSLLDTVDGTNIVKPYEEKIPVLGYNETVELTFQLQKDVESLQVSLNYPELDMPETRLIYLQKESALDVVNVSSLRFSQEGNLGSSVTYDLTLDRLAETENTFQLRVINLLNRINFEFQDPETQSRQSQVKFTQEQSKRNLSLIVYLPEELDASYLDSTLEFYVAVLDDTEANELGGVNNRLDLPTEQIASIQGGVERFELIPKGVPEIEVFVQNAFQTIKIGEQVNMTATLKNIGTRDLVDIRMIVDVNTDWKYTVVPEVISSLGRNEETEIQLTLMPPEDIGVGEYQAKLNAEVTVDNRKFEARDRSITVQVESKTQMSVTTLLFGALILLMIAIVVVTIRISRR from the coding sequence ATGGTCAATAGAAAAAATCGGCACGAAAGTCGATTAAAAATGCGAATTAATATCTTTACATTGGTTTTCATTCTCGCCATAGGGCTCCTGTTGCCAAGTGCGCTATTTGAGGTAGCATTGGCAGAAGAGTCGGAAGAACCCGCATCGCCGAATGGCGAGCGTACGAGAACCAGAGATGAACAGGACCGTCATATCAAGATAGAAATCGAGCGTCAGAAGATGGAATCAGCCAAAAGGCTGATGGGAAAAAAGAAGATTGAGGTCGAAAAACTTGAGGCGATGATGATGGAAGAAAATAACATTGTCACCGTCGCCGAAGTGAATACCGCAAAAGAAGATTACGAAAAGGCTGTCTCTGACTATGAACAGGCAAAACTGGAGCTGCAACGGGTAGAGCTTGAATCGCTACAAGAGGAATGGCACATCAGCGTTGAAGAGACAAGTTTGTATGAATCTTTCGATGGCAGAGAGTTGTTCTCGATTACCCTGCGGAATAGCTCATCTCCTGTCAAACTTGTCGAAAGTTCCAAAGTGGTAGGGCAAGATATTATCATCAGTGCCCAGATTGATGATATCTTCGTCACTATTAAAGAGCAGGAAGGTTATGGTTCAAGCGGTGCGATTATTACCGAACCTTACGAACGACGCATTGAGACGCTCAAAGAGGATGAATCTGTCACTTTGGAGTTTGAACTCATAAAAGAGAACATACGAGATGTCGTCGTAGAGTTAAAGTATTCGGGACGTGAGGAAAAGAAAAACATCCACCTCAAACAGGAGGATCCGTATATCTCTGTCGTGTCCGCGAGGCGTTATAAAGAGGGTGACCGACGACGGTTGGAAGTTGTTCTGAGGTACGGGGCGTTAAGTGATGAAACAGAGGCAATAGGCACTACCACAGCACAAGAAATTAATAACGTCTATGTCTCTATCAAAGACGAGACGGAATCTATCATCGGTTTTCCTTATGAACATCGTATTCCGACCCTGAAAGATGGCGAGGAAAAAACGCTTGATTTTGAACTGCGCCGGAATGTGGATAGCCTCGTTGTGAGTCTTACATACCTTGAAGAGGAAAAGCCGTATAAGATTCACCTTGAGGAGGACACGCGCCATATCTCTATCCTGAGTGCGAAGAAGTTTCGGGTTGAGAACCAGATGATGGTAACGCTTCAGTTAAAAAACACATCTACAACTGAAGCGATGTCGATCAATGCGACGCCTGAAGAGATCGCTGCAGCGAATGAGATTCGCTCGATTTATGTCTCCTTACTTGATACGGTTGATGGCACGAACATCGTCAAACCGTACGAGGAAAAAATCCCGGTTCTCGGTTACAATGAAACTGTGGAATTAACGTTCCAACTCCAGAAAGATGTCGAGAGTCTGCAGGTCTCGTTGAACTACCCCGAACTTGATATGCCAGAGACGCGACTGATCTATCTCCAAAAAGAGTCCGCTCTGGATGTCGTCAATGTCAGTTCACTGCGATTTTCGCAGGAAGGGAATCTCGGCAGCAGCGTTACCTACGATTTGACCCTGGATCGGTTGGCAGAGACGGAAAATACATTCCAATTGCGTGTTATTAACCTACTGAACCGCATCAATTTTGAGTTCCAGGACCCGGAGACGCAGTCTCGACAGTCTCAGGTGAAATTTACGCAGGAACAGTCGAAGCGGAATTTGTCCCTGATTGTCTACTTGCCGGAGGAATTGGATGCTTCCTATCTTGATAGCACGCTTGAGTTCTATGTTGCTGTGCTTGATGACACTGAGGCAAACGAGCTTGGTGGTGTTAATAATCGATTAGACCTTCCCACTGAACAGATTGCGAGTATACAAGGCGGTGTTGAGCGATTTGAACTCATTCCAAAGGGGGTGCCAGAGATTGAAGTGTTCGTGCAGAACGCGTTCCAGACCATCAAAATAGGCGAACAGGTTAATATGACAGCGACGCTCAAGAATATCGGTACCCGCGATCTCGTTGATATCCGTATGATCGTTGATGTCAACACCGATTGGAAATACACCGTTGTTCCTGAAGTCATTAGTTCACTCGGTCGAAATGAGGAGACAGAGATACAATTGACGTTGATGCCACCTGAAGACATCGGCGTAGGCGAATATCAAGCGAAGTTGAACGCCGAAGTCACTGTCGATAATCGCAAGTTTGAGGCGCGCGACCGTTCGATCACGGTGCAAGTTGAGTCCAAGACGCAAATGTCGGTGACGACGCTGCTTTTCGGTGCGTTGATACTTCTCATGATTGCGATTGTTGTTGTCACAATCCGTATTAGCCGACGCTAA
- a CDS encoding DUF3526 domain-containing protein, with protein sequence DLLSRISFADVYHFAAGAIAGTDRQSYNAFLESSRAYKREVVEYLKDKKAFSLRAWFSDDQGAADVTDMPVYQHQRFSLPESLSRASVDILILLAWNIVLFMLAYVSFLRYEMS encoded by the coding sequence CAGATCTTCTCTCCCGTATCTCCTTCGCAGACGTGTATCACTTCGCTGCTGGTGCAATAGCAGGGACCGACCGGCAGAGCTACAACGCTTTTCTTGAGAGTTCCAGAGCCTATAAGCGTGAGGTCGTTGAATATTTGAAAGATAAAAAGGCATTTTCCTTGCGAGCGTGGTTTTCCGATGACCAGGGTGCCGCGGATGTGACAGATATGCCGGTTTATCAACATCAGCGGTTCTCCCTCCCGGAAAGTTTATCCCGCGCTTCTGTGGATATTCTGATCTTGTTAGCATGGAATATTGTTCTGTTTATGTTGGCTTATGTGTCTTTTCTGAGATATGAAATGAGTTGA
- a CDS encoding ABC transporter ATP-binding protein produces the protein MLETRDLTKVYNESVLAVNELNMKVEDGEIYVVLGANGAGKSTTISMLLNFIEPTSGTALIGDIEIPKFPLEAKKHLAYVSENVELYRNFTARQNLSFFAKLGGRKKVSNAELDATLGRVGLPEEAFTRRVKTFSKGMRQRLGIAIAIMKNAQAVLLDEPTSGLDPKGGADFLNLLRELKEEGKAIFMSTHDIFRAKEIADRIGILVQGNLERELTREEIQAEDLEALYLHYVAGYEPEEDAAE, from the coding sequence ATGTTAGAAACCCGTGACCTTACGAAAGTCTATAACGAAAGTGTTTTAGCCGTCAACGAATTGAACATGAAAGTAGAGGACGGTGAAATCTATGTCGTCCTCGGTGCGAACGGTGCCGGTAAAAGTACGACGATCTCCATGCTGCTGAATTTCATCGAACCGACAAGCGGTACCGCGCTGATCGGAGATATTGAAATTCCGAAGTTCCCCCTGGAGGCAAAGAAGCATCTTGCTTATGTTTCCGAGAATGTCGAACTCTATCGGAACTTTACGGCGCGTCAAAATCTGTCCTTTTTCGCGAAATTGGGCGGACGCAAGAAAGTATCGAATGCTGAACTTGATGCAACGCTTGGACGTGTCGGTCTACCAGAGGAAGCCTTTACGCGGCGCGTCAAGACCTTTTCAAAGGGGATGCGTCAACGTTTAGGCATCGCAATCGCGATTATGAAGAACGCACAAGCCGTCCTACTTGATGAGCCGACTTCCGGTTTGGATCCGAAGGGTGGTGCCGATTTCCTGAATCTGCTCCGTGAACTAAAAGAGGAAGGCAAAGCCATCTTCATGTCCACGCACGACATCTTCCGTGCGAAGGAAATTGCCGATAGGATCGGCATTCTGGTGCAAGGTAACCTTGAGCGAGAATTGACGCGCGAGGAGATTCAAGCAGAAGACCTTGAGGCGTTGTATCTGCACTACGTCGCTGGATACGAACCTGAGGAAGACGCAGCCGAATAG
- a CDS encoding TlpA disulfide reductase family protein, producing MLKTILQLKISDSRSLLLYTLTTLLILTSVAFADEKQYLFHLEDLKDPGSLAVKLQDTRAAISQYIAAQLSAETQQLLGEYDGASTPPSELQKALLDDLNRLLEVDSLYDAQSFTDIALSEQTQVLLARNPQSGEDLIRLNRSLLTDAYPYELVSPSEKQKSDDSTGIERCRENLRQIQLALEKHRAGVGEEPQWLSELSPEYLKKNVLLCPADTTVGVPGVLTEGGSDPTLPCSYLYQFRPDQKARQGFLLEIEGDMLPIVHCEHHLLNLSVSGKIYRKGPQRKIYNNSTVKSISIQTNSPSDLPEEVRKQIEEQPLKGGNNPVNRTVFQINASDNPRAKLKEQFGEAFLESPEGKALLNQLTTASIDREKFAFLLEKPMPDITLMTLSGKPVKLETLRGKFALVNLFSTDSTPSGPKLKQLEKLFTNYDATQLQVVGISTDDSGKAIAAFKEKHQLSMPIWRNKNDQIQKLLNRDASEPQTELITLLLNRELVVKDVFIDFDPENLSQKVKKLFDAEK from the coding sequence ATGCTAAAAACAATCTTACAATTGAAGATCAGCGATTCCAGATCACTCCTACTGTACACGCTCACAACTCTCTTGATTTTAACTTCAGTTGCTTTTGCAGATGAAAAACAATACCTGTTTCATCTTGAAGATCTTAAGGACCCCGGAAGTTTAGCGGTAAAACTTCAAGACACGCGCGCAGCCATATCGCAATACATAGCTGCACAACTCTCTGCTGAGACGCAGCAACTGTTAGGTGAATATGACGGGGCAAGCACCCCGCCTTCCGAACTTCAGAAGGCATTGCTTGACGATTTGAACCGACTCCTTGAAGTGGATTCACTCTATGATGCCCAAAGTTTTACTGATATTGCGCTCAGCGAACAGACGCAGGTACTCCTTGCGCGAAATCCGCAAAGCGGTGAAGACTTAATCCGTCTGAATCGCTCCCTCCTGACAGATGCCTATCCTTATGAGTTAGTCTCGCCTTCAGAAAAACAGAAGTCTGACGATTCAACAGGGATTGAGAGATGTCGAGAGAATTTAAGGCAGATACAACTCGCCCTCGAAAAACATCGAGCTGGAGTAGGTGAAGAACCGCAATGGCTCTCCGAACTTTCTCCAGAATATCTAAAAAAAAATGTGCTGCTTTGTCCTGCAGACACAACAGTAGGGGTCCCCGGAGTGCTTACCGAAGGCGGATCGGACCCGACACTGCCGTGTAGTTATCTTTATCAATTTCGTCCTGATCAGAAAGCAAGACAGGGATTTCTGTTGGAAATAGAAGGCGATATGCTGCCTATAGTGCACTGCGAACATCATCTGCTCAATCTAAGCGTCAGTGGAAAAATCTATCGTAAGGGACCGCAGAGAAAAATTTATAACAACAGCACAGTGAAATCCATTTCCATCCAAACGAATTCCCCGTCAGATCTACCCGAAGAAGTCAGGAAGCAGATAGAAGAGCAGCCTCTCAAGGGTGGTAATAATCCAGTAAATAGAACCGTCTTCCAAATTAACGCCTCGGACAACCCACGGGCAAAACTTAAAGAACAATTCGGTGAGGCGTTTCTTGAATCACCAGAGGGTAAAGCACTGCTCAATCAATTAACAACGGCATCCATAGATCGTGAAAAATTTGCATTTCTATTGGAAAAACCGATGCCAGATATTACACTGATGACCCTTTCTGGAAAGCCTGTCAAGTTAGAAACACTCCGTGGCAAGTTTGCGCTTGTGAACCTTTTTTCAACAGATTCCACCCCCTCTGGGCCGAAGTTAAAACAGTTGGAGAAACTGTTTACAAACTACGATGCTACCCAGTTACAAGTCGTTGGCATTAGCACAGATGATTCCGGGAAAGCGATTGCGGCGTTCAAGGAGAAACACCAACTTTCGATGCCTATCTGGAGAAATAAAAATGACCAGATACAGAAACTTCTCAATAGAGATGCGTCCGAACCGCAAACGGAACTTATAACGCTTCTTTTAAATCGAGAACTCGTAGTCAAAGATGTGTTTATAGACTTCGATCCAGAAAACCTTTCACAAAAGGTCAAGAAGTTATTTGATGCCGAAAAGTAG
- a CDS encoding TolC family protein — protein sequence MIKKIEMNKRLTALAVCLLLSIAGTVSAQRLISLQPTRAIELALQNNEAVRKAEKVLERAKANLRVSKAVYLPQVGLTSEYQRQRDGDIEERDYLTRAQMSVLLAQFGEVPQGLDAAQEEVRKAEIEYEGAKKGTVHAVRNLWHNIILTQEEIEQRRAIEIELKEKLRGTVDKHKEKRIRFLSRLNTELELSEQQLALNELQRRFDVDTAELIRLTGLDPLAQVALSQSLPDDEITLDDAVELALVNSLDLRDLRGDIVRQERLAAETIWNRFPELSAEARYKDLHVLLEQHQQNRTWDAKALYDPIIFDRERDASSIFETNPRTQDGWEVRFNLNIPLYDGKKTANLRSVELAELERLQLEYTEKTKLIRVAVRRDYRAVANAKERMEIEEKRLSIRQQQLRTIERVLDEVTFDIPIPGYQGLTFNDAFQSQAQFTEAQRVFYQARRDYAQAKEKLRETMQWIE from the coding sequence ATGATTAAAAAAATTGAAATGAACAAAAGGTTAACGGCACTTGCAGTCTGTTTGCTTTTGAGTATTGCGGGCACCGTTTCAGCACAACGACTGATTTCGCTTCAGCCAACACGCGCGATCGAACTCGCGCTACAGAACAACGAGGCGGTGAGAAAAGCGGAGAAGGTATTAGAACGCGCGAAAGCAAACCTCCGTGTATCCAAAGCGGTTTACCTGCCACAGGTGGGACTCACCAGCGAATATCAACGTCAAAGGGATGGTGATATTGAGGAGCGAGACTATCTCACTCGCGCACAGATGAGCGTCCTCTTGGCACAATTCGGTGAGGTTCCTCAAGGGCTTGATGCAGCACAGGAAGAAGTGCGCAAGGCAGAAATTGAATACGAAGGCGCGAAAAAAGGGACCGTCCACGCTGTCCGGAATCTCTGGCACAATATCATCCTGACACAGGAGGAAATTGAACAACGCCGTGCGATTGAGATTGAACTGAAGGAGAAATTAAGAGGCACGGTAGACAAGCATAAAGAGAAACGGATCCGCTTTCTGAGTCGTCTCAATACGGAACTTGAGCTCTCGGAACAGCAGCTCGCGCTTAACGAACTGCAGCGACGGTTCGATGTAGATACCGCTGAACTCATTAGGCTCACTGGACTCGATCCACTCGCGCAAGTCGCCCTTTCACAATCCCTCCCTGATGATGAGATAACACTTGATGACGCTGTCGAACTTGCACTCGTAAACAGCCTTGACTTGCGCGACCTACGTGGTGATATTGTCCGGCAAGAACGTCTCGCTGCGGAGACAATATGGAACCGATTTCCCGAACTCTCTGCTGAAGCGCGCTATAAGGATTTACACGTGCTATTGGAACAACACCAACAGAACCGGACCTGGGACGCAAAGGCACTCTACGATCCAATCATATTTGACCGGGAACGAGATGCATCGAGCATTTTTGAGACGAACCCGCGCACTCAAGACGGATGGGAAGTTCGCTTCAACCTCAATATCCCGCTGTATGATGGGAAAAAGACTGCGAATCTCCGCTCTGTAGAACTTGCAGAACTCGAACGACTCCAGCTGGAATACACTGAAAAAACGAAACTGATTCGGGTCGCGGTGAGACGGGACTACCGCGCCGTGGCAAATGCGAAAGAACGGATGGAGATCGAGGAGAAACGATTGAGTATCCGTCAACAACAACTGCGGACAATAGAGCGGGTGCTTGATGAAGTCACGTTTGATATACCTATACCGGGCTATCAAGGTCTGACCTTTAATGACGCGTTCCAATCACAAGCACAATTTACAGAGGCACAACGTGTGTTTTATCAAGCCCGTCGAGACTACGCACAGGCAAAGGAAAAACTCCGAGAAACGATGCAATGGATCGAATAG
- a CDS encoding ABC transporter permease, producing MFLTLIQKEMMHHILSVRFVALLLMCLLLIPLTLFINYRSYRQDLVDYQEAVKLTATEETTMNPKMPLEPEIEVAKLILKPTPLSVFAKGLEDSLPSYLGMTRNGITYGLPSTFSAPLSQLLGHLDFLFVVSTVFSLLALLFTFDVVAGEREVGTIRITLSNAVPRDLFLWGKLIGGYLVFVVPFLVSFLFGLLLLVWQGFPLGESDIFPRVLGLTAISLLYIGVFFAVGTVISTYLDSAKTALIIAFTVWVFAVLITPRIGFLAAKVIAPARTAQSVYMEKNALRDDSKAELEKEKMKMIMEIPPDNQGRIMVDGNKINALMKPLAEEQRLKFQDHANELDRDYERETKRQEQAGETLSRITPTSSLIYLATNLTQTGKVQRSNYLQTGDRYYDMLDTVLFSKIDDYATNRTYNLTTDIGQIIQPPPLETDTLAETLRQSVVDVLLLCFFAVVLTTVAFLKFFRLDI from the coding sequence ATGTTTCTAACGCTAATTCAGAAAGAGATGATGCATCATATCCTGAGCGTTCGGTTTGTCGCGCTCCTTTTGATGTGTCTCCTACTTATTCCGCTCACTCTTTTTATCAATTACCGAAGTTATCGCCAAGATTTAGTGGATTACCAAGAAGCTGTTAAACTGACAGCCACTGAAGAAACCACAATGAACCCGAAGATGCCGCTGGAACCGGAGATTGAAGTTGCCAAACTGATCCTCAAACCGACGCCTTTGAGCGTCTTTGCAAAGGGATTAGAGGACTCACTGCCAAGTTATCTGGGTATGACGCGCAATGGAATTACATATGGGCTACCATCGACGTTTTCAGCCCCGCTCTCCCAACTTTTAGGACATCTCGATTTTCTGTTTGTGGTTAGCACAGTTTTCAGTCTGCTTGCGTTGCTGTTTACGTTTGATGTTGTTGCTGGGGAACGAGAGGTAGGCACGATTCGGATTACCCTATCAAACGCTGTGCCGCGCGATCTCTTTTTGTGGGGCAAGTTAATCGGTGGCTACCTTGTGTTCGTTGTTCCGTTTCTGGTATCGTTTTTATTCGGTTTACTTCTGCTTGTCTGGCAAGGATTTCCTCTCGGTGAATCGGACATTTTTCCACGAGTCCTCGGTCTGACTGCCATCTCGCTCCTCTACATCGGGGTGTTTTTTGCCGTAGGGACAGTGATTTCCACCTACTTGGACAGTGCCAAAACAGCACTTATTATCGCTTTCACCGTTTGGGTGTTCGCCGTGTTGATTACGCCACGCATCGGTTTTCTTGCAGCGAAGGTTATCGCCCCGGCACGAACTGCCCAGAGCGTCTATATGGAAAAGAACGCCCTGAGAGACGATTCCAAGGCGGAACTCGAAAAGGAAAAAATGAAAATGATCATGGAAATTCCGCCGGACAATCAAGGACGTATAATGGTAGATGGAAACAAGATAAATGCACTCATGAAACCTCTTGCAGAGGAACAGCGATTAAAATTCCAGGACCATGCTAACGAGCTTGATCGAGACTATGAGCGTGAAACAAAACGACAAGAACAGGCGGGTGAGACGCTTTCCCGAATCACACCGACATCTTCTCTCATCTATCTCGCGACAAACTTAACACAGACTGGAAAGGTGCAAAGAAGCAATTACCTTCAAACCGGTGATCGCTACTATGATATGCTCGATACAGTTTTGTTCAGCAAAATCGATGATTATGCCACCAACAGAACGTACAATCTAACGACTGATATTGGTCAAATCATACAACCGCCACCTTTGGAAACTGACACCTTAGCGGAAACGCTTCGTCAATCGGTTGTGGATGTGCTGCTGCTCTGCTTCTTTGCGGTTGTTTTGACTACCGTAGCGTTTCTGAAATTCTTTAGATTAGATATTTGA